The genomic interval CAGGTATTTTACGCGCAGACCCAACCGTTGTAAAATCGACTTTAGTTAGAAAATAGTGTCATGCAGATTAATCAGGCTTAGCTTATGACGCTTAACACATCACCTTTAGGTATATCATGGAACTTTTAGATAAAATTAGCGCGCTGGAGGAGGAAGCCTCCCAATTTGGATTCAAGTGGCAAAATGTAGAGCAAATCATGAGTCAAATTCACAGTGAGTGTGATGAAATAAAGGAGCACCTAGACTATGACTCTTCTAAAGCGAATCAAACTTCGTTGCAAGAAGAAATTGGCGATTTACTTCACGCGGTATTTTCTCTGTGTCTTTTTTGCAAGTTAAGCCCAAGGGTAACAC from Legionella antarctica carries:
- a CDS encoding MazG nucleotide pyrophosphohydrolase domain-containing protein; amino-acid sequence: MELLDKISALEEEASQFGFKWQNVEQIMSQIHSECDEIKEHLDYDSSKANQTSLQEEIGDLLHAVFSLCLFCKLSPRVTLGQSLTKFERRLRAVKLIAEERELINLEGLPFDELMLIWDKAKELVG